The Candidatus Acidiferrales bacterium genomic interval ACCGAATCATTGTCCGAGGAAAGGAGCGCCTTGAATTGGTCCTCAGCTTTAAGCTCCTGGCCGGAGCTGAAATACAGATTACCGAGCTGTAGAGTCGCCTTGAAATAGCCTGGACTCGTGGGATATTCCTGCTCGAGGGTCAGAAGCGAAATCTCAGCACGAGACGTGTCTCCGGAGAGCTCGAAATATTTCGCGGCACTGGAGAGACTGCTTGCTGCGCGGTTATCCTTTGGATAAAAGACCTGCAGGCGCTCATATGATAATGCAGCGTTCGCATAATCTCCGTCCTTCGCGTAGGACTCTCCTGCGTTCACCCACGCCGTCGGCGCCAGCGGATCGCTCGAGTATTGCATGGCAAAATTCTGAAAGTTAGAGGATGCTGCCGTGAATTTTTTTTGTTCGAACTGCGACATCGCGAGATAATAATGAGCCTGCGAAGCAGACGGAGATGTCGGATATTCCTGCAGAAATTTATTGAATTGCTCCTCGGCGAGATCGTACATCTTGTTCTTGAACAATTCGAGACCGAACTTCAAGTCGGAATCGACCTGAGTATTTCCGACGACAGGGTTTTCAGTCTGCGCAAATGCTGAAGCGGCAAACGCCGACATGAATGCAAGGACAATTATCGATCTTTTTAACATAATTAAATATAAAGACTTACGAAGGATTGAGAAAGGGAAAGTTTAAATGAGGGGTAAGAGTAGAGCCTTAGCGGCCCGAGATGCAAAAATCTCTTCTCAAGTGATCATAATAATAAAGTCGGTACCTTTTGGCCAAATACTTGAGTGTTCAGCTTGAGCCGCTGGCTAGCCGACTCACTCATACTGTTGCAAGCCATTCGCAAAGGACCGAATACGCCTTGCTACCTGGATCCAAGAAATCCATATGCCCTGTATCGGGTAACTCAACAAACTCGACACAATCGCCGGACGCTTGCGCCGCAGCAGCGTAACTTCGGGAGAGGTCAATCGGTAGAACTTCGTCGTTGACACCGTGAATAATCAATTGCTTTACACCGAGGGGCAGCAATTCAATCGGAGACGCAGCTGCATAGCGATCCGGATACTGACCATGCGATCCACCTAAAAATTCATTGACTGCGCCTTTTCCCGCGTTGAGCTCGTAGGCGCGCGCAAAATCGGTAATCGCTGCCAGACCGGCTGCCGCAACGGGCCGGACGCGAACCGGTGAAGAGATATTTGCGGGTTTGTTCCGTGCTGCTGTCCATAATGCAAGTTGACCACCTGCAGAATGTCCGGCAACGATGACCCGGTTCAAATCAAGTTCGATCCCGTCGTCCACAAGCGCCGCAAGGTGATCCACCGCTGAGGCAGCGTCGTGAAGAGTTTCAGGCCAACCTCCTCCCGGAGCGCCCACTCTTCGATATTCAATATTCCAAACTGCATAGCCCCCGGCCACAAGGTCTTTCGCTATGGCTGAGAGCGCATCTCGACCGTATGGCATCCTCCAAAAACCACCGTGAAGCAGGCACAGAACCTGAGGCCGCAATACATGAGGCAAGTACAAATCGCCCTCCTGGCTGTCTAGCGATCCATAACTATATGTGTGAACTGAATATGGCTGAGATATCTTTTGCATGAGTATGAACTTCTATTTGATTGCACACCGTCTAACGGCTGGGCTCAGCGGCAGCGGCCGAGCCGCTGTCCGCTGGAGCCGGTGTTAGCCTGCATCACTTTACTGCATAAAACCAGTCTGTAGACCAATTTGCCAATCAAGACGACCATTCTTG includes:
- a CDS encoding alpha/beta hydrolase; its protein translation is MQKISQPYSVHTYSYGSLDSQEGDLYLPHVLRPQVLCLLHGGFWRMPYGRDALSAIAKDLVAGGYAVWNIEYRRVGAPGGGWPETLHDAASAVDHLAALVDDGIELDLNRVIVAGHSAGGQLALWTAARNKPANISSPVRVRPVAAAGLAAITDFARAYELNAGKGAVNEFLGGSHGQYPDRYAAASPIELLPLGVKQLIIHGVNDEVLPIDLSRSYAAAAQASGDCVEFVELPDTGHMDFLDPGSKAYSVLCEWLATV